The genomic segment CGTCGTCAATGTCGTGCAACAGTCGGAACTCGCCGAACGCATGGACGAGATTCGCATGTTTTTGGGAGTGTGAGCGATGACCGAAATCTTTGGCGTTCCCGCTCAGGTCCTCTACGGCCAACTCCTCCTGGGTCTTGTCAACGGAAGCTTCTATGCACTGCTCTCGCTTGGCCTTTCGGTGATCTTCGGTTTGCTGAACATCGTGAACTTTGCCCACGGCACCATGTACATGCTGGGCGCTTTTCTTGCCTATCTTCTGCTGATGCCGCTCGGATTGGGCTACTGGTGGGCGATAGTCCTGGTGCCCATGCTCGCCGCAGGGCTCGGCATTGCCATCGAGCGTACGATCCTGCACCGCATATACCGTCTCGACAATATCTATGGATTGCTCGTTACCTTCGCGCTGACCATGATCATCGAAGGTATTGTGCGCGTCTACTTCGGTGTTTCCGGACTGCGCTATCCCGTACCGGCGTCGCTGTCCGGCATGATTGACCTCGGCTTCATGCGATTGCCGGTCTATCGGATGTGGGTGATCTTCGCAGCGCTCGGCCTGTGCTTGCTCACCTGGGTATTGATCGAACGCACCCGGCTCGGCGCCACCTTGCGTGCTGGTACCGAAAACCCCCGCCTCGTACAGGCCTTCGGCGTGAATGTGCCGCTCCTGGTGACGCTGGTGTTCGGCTGGGGTGTGGGACTTGCGGCTTTTGCCGGGGTTCTTGCCGCCCCGCT from the Rhizobium sp. ARZ01 genome contains:
- a CDS encoding branched-chain amino acid ABC transporter permease, which produces MTEIFGVPAQVLYGQLLLGLVNGSFYALLSLGLSVIFGLLNIVNFAHGTMYMLGAFLAYLLLMPLGLGYWWAIVLVPMLAAGLGIAIERTILHRIYRLDNIYGLLVTFALTMIIEGIVRVYFGVSGLRYPVPASLSGMIDLGFMRLPVYRMWVIFAALGLCLLTWVLIERTRLGATLRAGTENPRLVQAFGVNVPLLVTLVFGWGVGLAAFAGVLAAPLMQLTPQIGHSIIITVFGVVVIGGMGSILGSILTGLALGLIEGVTKVYYPEASSTVIFLVMILVLLMRPHGLFGKQ